Part of the Bacillus sp. BGMRC 2118 genome is shown below.
CTGTGAAGGTGTAACAACCGGTTTACCATCTTTAGGGTTAAGGATGTTTTGAGCAGCAAGCATTAATAATCGAGCTTCTGCTTGCGCTTCAGCAGATAATGGTACGTGAACTGCCATTTGGTCACCATCAAAGTCAGCGTTATATGCTGTACATACTAGAGGGTGTAGACGAATTGCACGACCTTCTACTAATGTTGGTTCGAACGCCTGAATTCCTAGTCTGTGGAGTGTTGGGGCACGGTTTAACAATACTGGGTGCTCCTTAATTACAGACTCTAATACATCCCATACATCTGGTTGTACGCGTTCAATCTTACGTTTTGCACTCTTAATGTTATGAGCTAGACCACGCTCAACAAGTTCCTTCATGACGAATGGCTTAAATAGTTCAAGTGCCATCTCCTTAGGAAGTCCACATTGGTACATTTTTAAGTTTGGTCCTACTACGATAACCGAACGACCAGAATAGTCAACACGTTTACCTAATAGGTTTTGACGGAAACGTCCTTGCTTCCCTTTCAGCATGTGAGAAAGAGATTTTAATGGTCTGTTACCAGGTCCTGTTACAGGTCTTCCACGACGACCGTTATCGATAAGTGCATCTACAGCTTCCTGAAGCATTCGTTTTTCATTTTGAACGATAATGCTAGGAGCTCCTAGATCAAGTAATCTCTTTAAACGGTTATTACGGTTAATTACACGTCTATATAAATCATTTAGATCAGATGTTGCAAATCGTCCTCCATCTAATTGAACCATCGGGCGTAATTCTGGCGGTATGACAGGTAGTACATCTAGAATCATCCATGAAGGCTCATTGCCAGAGTTTCTGAATGCTTCTAATACTTCCAATCGCTTAATTGCTCTTGTACGACGTTGACCTTGTGCTGTTTTAAGTTCTTCCTTTAATCCAGTTACTTCTTTTTCAAGCTCAATATCTTGCAGAAGTTTTTTGACAGCCTCAGCACCCATAGATGCTTGGAATGACTGGCCATACTTTTCGCGATATGCTCGGTATTCCTTCTCCGATAGTAACTGTTTTCTCTCTAATGGAGTGTCTCCCGTTTCTGTTACAACATAAGAAGCAAAATAAATAACTTCCTCTAACGAACGTGGAGACATGTCTAACACTAGACCCATACGACTTGGAATTCCTTTAAAATACCAAATGTGAGAAACTGGTGCAGCTAATTCAATGTGACCCATTCGCTCACGACGGACTTTCGCACGTGTAACTTCTACACCACAACGATCACAGACTACACCTTTATAACGTACACGCTTATATTTACCGCAATGACATTCCCAGTCCTTTGTAGGTCCAAAAATACGTTCACAGAATAAGCCATCCTTTTCAGGCTTTAATGTACGGTAATTAATTGTTTCTGGCTTCTTAACCTCCCCAAATGACCAAGAGCGAATCTTGTCAGGTGAAGAAAGTCCAATTTTCATATACTCAAAATTATTGACATCTAGCAAGGGGCCTACCTCCCTTAATTTTAACGTCAGGTGCTTAGACTGACCTTATATGTGGAAATACTATTCAGTTCTAAAACGAAAGGCTACTAGTTACTTTTCTTGTGTAGTGTTTTGAAAGACTGGAAAGAGAAATCAATTCACTCGATTTCTCTTATCCCACTCATTCTTTATTACTACACTTTAAATTTCGTTTGCTTCTATATCGATATTTAACTTCTCTGTAGACTGATCGTCATCATCGTCAAGGTCTCTCATCTCAATTTCCTTATCATCACTTGATAAGATTTTGACATCCATCCCTAAACTTTGAAGTTCCTTAATTAATACTTTAAATGATTCTGGAACTCCTGGTTCTGGTACGTTTTCACCTTTAACAATAGCTTCGTATGTCTTCACACGACCTACAACGTCATCAGACTTAACAGTAAGGATTTCTTGTAATGTGTATGCTGCACCGTATGCTTCAAGTGCCCATACCTCCATCTCTCCGAAACGCTGACCACCGAATTGTGCTTTACCACCAAGCGGTTGTTGCGTAACTAATGAGTATGGTCCAGTTGAACGAGCATGTAATTTGTCATCTACCATGTGAGCAAGTTTAATCATGTACATAACACCTACAGATACACGGTTATCGAAAGGCTCACCAGAACGACCATCGTATAATACTGTTTTTGCGTCACGTGACATCCCTGCTTCTTGAAGAGTATTCCAAACATCTTCTTCGTTCGCTCCGTCGAATACAGGAGAAGCGACATGAATGCCAAGCTTTCTAGCTGCCATACCTAAATGCAACTCTAACACCTGACCGATGTTCATACGTGATGGAACTCCCAGTGGATTTAACATGATATCGACTGGTGTACCATCAGGTAGGAATGGCATTTCTTCTTCAGGTAATATACGAGAGATAACCCCTTTATTACCATGTCGTCCTGCCATCTTATCCCCTTCAGATATCTTACGCTTCTGAACGATATAAGCACGTACTAATTGGTTAACTCCAGGAGGTAACTCATCTCCATCTTCACGGTTAAACACTTTAACATCTAGTACGATACCACCGCCGCCATGTGGTACACGAAGTGAAGTATCACGTACTTCACGAGCCTTTTCTCCAAAGATTGCATGTAATAGACGTTCTTCAGCTGTCAGCTCAGTTACTCCCTTAGGAGTTACTTTACCTACTAATAAATCACCATCTTTTACTTCAGCACCTACACGGATAATTCCACGTTCGTCAAGGTTCTTTAGCGCCTCTTCTCCAACGTTTGGTATATCACGCGTGATCTCTTCAGGTCCAAGCTTTGTATCACGAGCTTCTGATTCGTATTCTTCAATATGAACAGAAGTATAGACATCATCTTTTACAAGACGTTCACTCATGATAATTGCATCTTCATAGTTGTATCCATCCCATGTCATGAATGCTACAAGGACATTTCTTCCTAGAGCCAGTTCACCTTTTTCCATAGATGGCCCGTCTGCTAAGATCTCACCTTTCACCACTTCGTCACCTGCACTTACGATTGGACGTTGGTTGTAGCAAGTACCTTGATTTGAACGGATAAACTTTTGTAATTTATATCGATCTAAATCACCCTTAACCTTTTGACCGTCTACTTCTGTATAGCGTCGTACTAGAATTTCCTTCGCTTGTACTTTTTCAACGATACCTGGGTGTTTACAAATAACTGCAGCACCAGAGTCTTTACCTGATACATATTCCATACCAGTACCAACAGTAGGTGCTTCAGGATTCAACAACGGAACTGCTTGACGTTGCATGTTCGCACCCATAAGTGCACGGTTAGAGTCATCATTTTCTAAGAATGGAATACATGCTGTTGCAGCAGATACTACTTGTTTTGGAGATACATCCATATAATCAACACGTTCTCTGTGAACAACTGTGTTCTCACCACGGAAACGTGCAACGATATCAGTATCTACAAATGATCCATCTTCTGACAATCTAGCGTTTGCTTGTGCAACTACATAATTATCCTCTTCATCGGCTGTTAAGTAGTCAATTTGACTTGTTACCTTACCAGTTTCCGGGTCAACTTTTCGATACGGTGTTTCAATAAAACCGAATCTGTTTACCTTTGCATAACTAGATAAGGAGTTAATTAATCCGATGTTTGGACCTTCAGGCGTTTCAATCGGACACATACGGCCGTAGTGAGAGTAGTGAACGTCACGCACTTCAAATCCTGCACGTTCACGAGTTAAACCACCAGGTCCTAGTGCAGATAATCTACGCTTATGTGTTAATTCAGCTAATGGATTGGTTTGGTCCATGAACTGAGATAACTGTGAACTTCCGAAGAATTCCTTGATAGAAGCAATTACAGGACGGATATTGATTAATGCTTGTGGTGTAATAGCATTCGTGTCTTGAATAGACATTCTCTCTCTTACCACACGCTCCATTCTAGATAATCCAATTCGGAACTGATTCTGTAATAGTTCACCTACAGAACGTAAACGACGATTACCTAGGTGGTCAATATCATCTGTATCTCCCACTTTGTACAATAAGTTAAAGAAATAACTAATAGAAGCAATGATATCACCAGGTGTGATATTTTTAATACTTTCATCAATGTTTGCATTACCTAATACATTGATTACTCGGTCTCCTTCACCTTCTACAGGAGCGTATATTTTGATAGATTGCAATGTAATCTCATCTTCAATTACTCCAGCTGATGGGCGAAGAGTTTCAAAACCTATATTCTTCTCCAATGCAGGTAATACACGGTCAAGCGTACGACGGTCAAGAACAGTACCCTTTTCTACTAGAATTTCACCTGTTTCAGGATCCACTAGAGAGTCTGCTAATCGTTGGTTAAATAAACGATTCTTAATATGTAATTTCTTATTAATCTTATAACGACCTACGTTAGCTAAATCATAACGCTTCGGATCGAAAAATCTAGATTCTAATAGATTCTTCGCATTTTCCACAGTCGGGGGTTCTCCCGGACGTAAGCGCTCATAGATTTCAAGCAACGCTTTCTCTGTGTTTTCAGTATTATCCTTATCAAGGGTATTACGTAAATACTCGTTATCCCCTAATAAATCTATGATTTCTTGATCAGAACCAAACCCTAAGGCACGCAAAAGAACCGTTACTGGTAGCTTTCGTGTACGATCGATACGAACATAGACTACATCTTTTGCGTCTGTTTCATATTCAAGCCAAGCACCACGGTTTGGAATAACGGTAGCCGTGAATCCACGTTTTCCGTTCTTATCAATTTTTCCACTATAATACACACTAGGAGAACGAACAAGCTGAGAAACAATTACACGTTCCGCCCCGTTGATAACGAACGTACCTGTCTCTGTCATTAATGGGAAATCTCCCATAAATACATCTTGCTCTTTAACTTCGCCTGTCTCTTTATTAAGTAGACGAACCTTCACCCTTAAAGGTGCAGAATATGTAACATCTCTCTCTTTTGATTCATCGACAGCATACTTCGGTTCACCTAAGCTATAGTCTATAAACTCAAGTGATAAGTTCCCTGTAAAATCCTCAATCGGAGAAATGTCCTGAAACATTTCGCGCAATCCCTCATCAAGAAACCATTGATATGAAGAGGTTTGAATTTCAATAAGATTTGGTAATTCTAGAACCTCACTAATACGAGCAAAGCTTCTGCGTTGGCGGTGGCGTCCGTACTGAACTAGTTGACCTGTCAACTGATTCACCCCTCAAATCAAGCGTATTTATTTCAAAACAGATCCTTTTAGTAAGTATCTGTAATGATGAACAATGAATAGAACTTTACTAGTTTTCATACACCATGAAAACTTAAAGCAAACTACTAATTCGTAAGACAAAAAGAAAAATGGTTTTACTTTTAGAAAACCACATTTAAACTTGCGTCCTATTGAATTAGTTTTCCCTTGTTATTCAATTAATATACGTATTTCTTTATAAAATAAACAAGGAAAATTTACATATTTGCATTATATAATGCTAACATAGGTAAAATTATCCGTCAATCATTTTGTCAAGAATTTTTTATTGTTTTTTCGCGCAAATAATAAAATAACCTTTACTCTTTGCTATAACATCAACTGATGTAAACATCGATTTTAATTTTTCAATCGCAGATGGAGCACCTTGCTTCTTTTGGATTACAATCCACATTTCACCATTAGGCTTTAATTTTGAATAACCAGTCTCAAAGATTTCATGTACAGTTTTTTTTCCGGCACGTATTGGTGGATTTGTTAAAATCACTGCATATTCTTCATAATCAATATTTCTTAACGCATCACTGTAATAAATATTTACATTATGTATGCCGTTTATTTCCGCATTTTTTTTAGCTAATGTCATTGCACGCTCATTTACATCAACCATATCTACTTTTCTAGTTGCAAATTCCTTTGCAATCGAAAGACCGATGGGACCATACCCACAACCAACATCAAGTATCTTTCCTTCTGTACTTGGCATTTCAAACGACTCAATTAATAACCTCGAGCCAAAATCTATCTCATTTTTTGAGAATACACCCTGATCAGTCGTAAATTCAAAACTGCTTCCTCTTAGTGTAAATTGAAATCGTACCGGTTTACTTTCTACAGACGGATTTTGAGAATAATAATGTTCGCTCATAACTATCCCCCTTTCTCCAACTAGTATCATCATTCAATTTCATAAATAAACTATTTACTTATTAAATGATATAAAAATGAGCTCGCTATTATAGCGAGCTCATTTTAACTAACATTACTTAACTTCAACGTTAGCTCCAACTTCTTCAAGTTTAGCCTTCATTTCTTCAGCTTCTTCTTTAGAAACTCCCTCTTTAAGAGCTTTTGGAGTGTTGTCTACTAAGTCTTTAGCTTCTTTTAATCCAAGACCAGTGATTTCACGAACAACTTTGATAACCTTGATCTTTTGGTCACCAGCGCTAGCTAGTACTACGTCAAATTCAGTCTTTTCTTCAACAGCAGCAGCACCTGCACCTACCATCGCTACAGGAGCAGCAGCAGTTACACCAAATTCTTCTTCGATAGCTTTTACTAAGTCGTTAAGTTCTAAAACAGTCATGTTTTTAACTGCTTCAATGATTTGTTCTTTAGTCATGAGAAATATCCTCCTTTTATTTTTAAGCGTTATTTTGGGTTATGCATATTGTAAAACTAAATTATGCACCTTGTTCTTCTTTTTGATCTGCAACAGCTTTTGCAGCAAGAGCAAGATTGCGAATTGGTGCTTGTAGCACGCTAAGCAACATAGAAAGTAAACCTTCGCGAGAAGGAAGTTCAGCAAGAGCCTTAACTTCTTCAACTGTTGCGATATTACCTTCGATTACACCAGCTTTAATTTCTAACTTTTCGTTTTTCTTAGCGAATTCGTTAAGAATTTTAGCAGGAGCAACAACATCTTCCCCGCCAAATGCAATAGCGTTTGGTCCAGTTAAGTACTCGTTAAGTCCTTCTAATCCAGCATCAGTAGCTGCACGACGAGTCATAGTGTTTTTGTACACTTTGAAATCAATACCAGCTTCACGAAGTTGTTTACGTAATTCAGTTACTTGAGATACTGTTAAACCACGGTAGTCAACAACAATTGTTGATTGGCTAGTACGAAGTTTGTCAGCAATTTCAGTTACGATTTGTTTTTTTGATTCAACTGCGCTGCTCATTCCTACACCTCCTGTAAGTTACTTTCATCAATACCGATCAATGTGGTGTATTAAAAAACCTCTATATCTTACAGACATAGAGGTAATAATCGACAGCAAATAATTATTTGCATCTTTTATCTAATCACCTCGGTAGGTTATTAAGCTTAATAAAGCCCCTACTGTCTACGGTATAAATGATTTGTTTGAAACAACATTTTATATAATACAGCGAATTTCGCTATATGTCAATATGGTTAATTTTGCAAGCCTATTTTACAGGAGCAAATGTAGAAGAATCTACTCTTACACCAGGACCCATTGTAGAACTTAATGCAACGTTCTTCACATAAGTACCTTTAGCTGCAGCTGGCTTAACTTTCATAAGTGTTTCATATACAGTTGCAAAGTTCTCAACAAGCTTTTGATCATCGAAAGAAACTTTTCCAACTGGAACATGAATGATACCTGCTTTATCAACACGGTATTCAACCTTACCAGCTTTAATTTCGTTAACTGCTTTTGTTACATCAAATGTAACTGTACCAGTCTTAGGGTTTGGCATTAAACCTTTAGGTCCTAATACACGACCAAGTTTACCAACTTCACCCATCATGTCTGGAGTAGCAACGATTACATCAAATTCAAACCAACCTTGGTTGATTTTGTTAATGTAGTCAGCATCCCCAACATAGTCAGCTCCAGCAGCTTCTGCTTCTTTCGCCTTTTCACCCTTTGCGAACACTAATACGCGTTGAGTTTTACCAGTACCATTTGGAAGTACTACTGCTCCACGAATTTGTTGGTCAGCTTTCTTAGGGTCTACTCCTAAACGGAAAGCAGCTTCTACAGTAGCATCAAATTTAGCAACACTTGTCTTTTTTACAAGTTCAACCGCTTCAGCTACAGCGTATGCTTTGTTACGGTCTACAAGCTTAGCAGCTTCTAAATACTTCTTACCTCTTTTAGCCATTTTCATTTCCTCCTATATTGTGGTTTTAACGGAATAACCTCCCACGAATAAAGGTTGCGAACATGGAAACTGTCCAAAATCCGCAACCCCGGCCATCCATAAGCGAGTCATAGGATTAGTCTTCGATGACAATACCCATGCTACGTGCTGTACCTTCTACCATTCTCATAGCAGCTTCAACGCTTGCTGCATTTAAGTCAGGCATTTTTTGTTCAGCAATTTCGCGTACTTTATCACGCTTAACTGTTGCAACTTTCTTCTTGTTTGGTTCACCAGAACCAGACTGAATTCCAGCTACTACTTTTAATAATACTGCAGCAGGTGGAGTTTTTGTAATAAATGTAAATGAACGGTCTTCAAATACCGTAATTTCAACAGGAATAATTAATCCAGCTTGATCAGCCGTACGCGCATTGAATTCTTTACAGAATCCCATGATGTTAACACCTGCTTGACCTAGTGCTGGTCCAACTGGTGGTGCTGGGTTCGCTTTACCGGCAGGAATTTGAAGCTTTACAATTTTAATAACTTTTTTAGCCACGAGACACACCTCCTTAAAGTCCGTGATGTGGTAATAGGGCTTTGCCCTCCCACTCATCCTTCTTTATTAAATAAAGAATCTATAGTCTTCTAGTAGAAGACATACTGACCTATGCAATGTTACCACTTTTCATTCGTGATTTCAAGTTTTTCATTTATAATTTTTCAATTTGAGAGAAGTCTAGCTCTACTGGTGTTTCACGTCCGAACATATTTACATGCACTTTTGCCTTTTGCTTCACTTTATCAATCTCTTCAATAGAACCTGTGAAGTTAGCAAATGGACCTTCTGTTACCCTTACACTTTCCTTCAATTCGAAGTCAACATCGATTCTTGTCTGTTCCATACCCATGCGTTTAAGGATAAACGCAATTTCTTCTGGTTGAAGAGGTGTTGGCTTAGAACCAGAGCCTGCAGAACCAACGAATCCTGTAACACCTGGTGTATTACGAACAACATACCAGGAATCGTCAGTTACGATAATTTCAACTAATACATAGCCTGGGAATACTTTCTTTTTTGTTACTTTCTTTTTCCCATTTTTTATTTCTGTCTCTTCTTCTTCTGGTACAATTACACGGAAGATCTTATCTTGCATTCCCATTGATTCTACACGCTTCTCAAGGTTTGCTTTTACCTTGTTCTCATAGCCAGAATATGTATGAATAACATACCATTGTTTTTCCATGCTAGTTTGGACGCTTGTCCTTCCCTCCCGAAAAATAAAATCTACCTATTTTGCCATTTTAAAGACAAATTAAAAAACCCGCTGAACGGGTTTCTTAACAACTTCCTTTAATATCCACCATTATACCATGAATGTATAAGGATTATTCAAGTATTAAACGAATTAATTCAGAAATTCCTAAATCTACAATAGCAAAGAAAACGGCTACAAATGTTACTGTAGATACTACAGTTATAGTATAACGAGTTAATTCTCTTCTCTTCGGCCAGCTTACCTTCTTCATTTCACGAACTACATTACGAAAAAACTTCGTCAAACGTTGCATCTTAATACCCCCAACTTAAACGCGAATCCCTATGAAAAGAGTTCGTTATTTTGTCTCTTTATGCACGGTATGCGAGTTGCATACTTTACAAAATTTATTAATCTCTAGTCTCTCATTTTGGTTATCTTTTTTCATCGTACTGTAATTGCGACTAAAACAAACTTCACAAGCTAGTACTGCTTTTTTACGCATGTTGAATGCACCTCTTACTTAGATTATTTCTTTCTCTAAGTCTATAAAAATGTATCACAGTAAGAAAATAGATGTCAACAAGCCTTTTATTTACAGAGATGTTCAACTAATCACATCATATTCTCGTTAACCGGCTCCTTAAGTTCCTTACGTAACATAAATACGTTACCAAACTCGAAGCCTCGTTACTCAGAGTATTCATGCATAGGAAATGGATTTTGATTTAACTCAGTCTCCATTTGAACATATATTTACAGGGAAATCTCCCGTAATTCTAAATATCGCTCTAGTTTTCGTTTGACACGCTGAAGTGCATTGTCAATTGATTTTACATGCCTATTTAATTCTTCAGATATCTCCTGATAGGATTGTCCATCTAAGTATAGTGCCAAAACTTTCCTCTCTAGATCACTTAAGAGCTCCGACATTTTTACTTCAATATCATCAAATTCTTCTTGATTGATAATCAGTTCCTCAGGGTCTGTCACTCTGGCACCAGAGATTACATCCATAAGGGTACGGTCTGACTCTTCATCATATATAGGCTTGTCCAAAGAAACGTAAGAATTTAAAGGGATATGCTTCTGTCTTGTTGCGGTCTTAATGGCTGTAATAATTTGTCTTGTTATACAAAGCTCTGCAAACGCCTTGAAAGAAGATAATTTATCCTCTTTAAAATCTCGAATAGCCTTATATAATCCTATCATTCCTTCTTGAATGATGTCTTCGCGATCTGCACCAATTAGGAAATACGACCGTGCTTTTGAACGCACAAAGTTTCTATATTTGTTAATCAAATACTCCAAGGCTTCTGAATCGCCTTGGTGAACATAATCAACAACTACTTCATCTTCTAAAACATCAAACTTCATGTTGTCATTTTCCTTGAGGTATGAATTCACTCCTATCCCTCCGGACTCAAGCAGTAGATAGCAATATTATACAGTAGTATTTTATAGAGCGTCAACCAGTCATCGGTCTCCTCTGCGCCATTTTTCGAAAATTTCTGCAAGTTCTTCGGACAATTGGATCCTTGATGAATGTTTTTTTTCGTGTTCTTTCTTTACTTTTGATTGAATTCCCTTTTCGACTGCATTCATCTCATTAAATAGCTCTCTTGCTGATTTACGCAGTGCACCTTGTCCAAAAATCACCCATTGTTCAGTAAAGTCAGATGTTGCTACGTGAATTTGTGTCTTTACATTTTTTAACTCTTTTGCAAGTTTTTCTATTCGTTCATCTGCTGTTTCGTTTTCCCTTGTAAAGACAATCTCGACCTTATGATTTTTATTTTTTTTCTCAATACCTTTCACAAGATGTGCATCAAAAACAACAATCACTCGATATCCTGAATAAGCCTGGTATTCAGCCATCTTCTGAATTAAAACATCCCTCGCTGCGGAAAGGTCCTTCATTTTTAATTCTCTTAGTTCCGGCCAAGCCCCAATAATGTTGTATCCGTCTACGATAAGTACATCCATATACCTCATTCTCCAAAAGGTTGTCGTTTTCGAAGAACCTCATACATGAGTAAACTTCCTGCTACTGATGCATTCAGTGATGTAACCTTTCCAACCATTGGTAACTGAACTAAGAAATCACATTTATCCCGTACGATTCGGCTCATTCCTTTTCCTTCGGATCCAATTACGATGCCTAAAGGTAAGGTTGCATCCATCTGTCTGTAGTCCAACTTTCCTGATGCATCTGTTCCAACAATCCATACGCCTCGTTCTTTTAACTCTTCAATGGTACGAGACATATTAGTCACGCGAACTACAGGTATATACTCAATTGCTCCAGTCGATGCTTTTGCCACTGTTGCAGTTAAACCGACTGCTCTACGTTTGGGGATAATTACCCCGTGTGCCCCCGCTGCATCAGCCGTTCTAAGGATCGATCCAAGATTATGCGGATCCTCAATTTCATCTAATAATAGAAAAAATGGATCTTGCCCTCTTTCGTTAGCCAGTGCAAACAGGTCATCCAGCTCTGAGTATTTATATGCTGCTACCTGTGCAACTATACCCTGATGGTTCCCTTCTGCCATCTGATCTAGTTTCTTTCTAGGTGCAAACTGTACGATTACGCCTGATTCCTTTGCAAGTTGCAATACCTGTTGTGTTTGTCCTTTTTGCGCGCCTTCTGCTACCCAAATTTTATTAATGTCTCGTCCTGATTTTAATGCTTCAATTACCGCATTTTTACCCATTACCATCTCTTCTGACATTTAATTTCCTCCTCTCTCCTCAATTAATTGAATTGATCTTTTCATCAGATATTCCAATCGTTCAATATTCTCCGATAAGTAGTGATAACCTAATAAAGCTTCAAACGCAGTACTGTATCGGTACGTTTGTACGTCTGTATTCTTTGGAGTTGTTCCTGATTTAGCGTTTCTACCACGCCTCACAACTGCTTCTTCTTTTTCATCAAGTTCATTTTGATTCAGCAGCTCATGGATGATATAAGATTGTGCTTTTGCTGACACAAACTTTGTAGACTCGCGGTGCAGATAATTCGGCCTTACGCTACCTTTCAGTAAAAGGTGATGCCGTACTTTTGCTTCATAAATGGCATCACCCATATAAGCTAATGCTAAGCTATTTAGTAGCTCAGCGTTTATCTCCTTATATGAAACCATGCATTAACCTCTTTTCCATCTAGGACCTTGAGGTGTATCTTCAATAATGATATTCATATCTTTCAACTGATCACGAATTTGATCAGCCAAAGCAAAGTCTCTGTTTTTTCGTGCCTCGATACGCTTTTGCATTAGGTCTTCGATTTCCTCATCTAATAGTTCAACTTGGCGCTCCAGCTTCATACCAAGTACATTCATTAATTCTTCGAAAAGAGAAGTGAATAAGTGGATAACTTCCTCGGAAGTATTACTTTCCATTAGGTACAAATTAGCCTGTTTCGCAAGTTCAAACAGTACAGAGACTGCATTTGCTGTATTAAAGTCGTCATCCATTTCTTTAATAAAAGACTCTCGTATGCCTTGAAGTTTTTGTTCCCAAACTTCCGTATCATTTGTTAAGTTCGTGCTAGATTGACTTCTATGCTTTAAATTTTCATATGCTGTTACGATTCGCTCATATCCGTTTCGTGCACTGTCCACTAACTCCTGACTAAAGTTAATCGGATGACGATATTGAACCGATAATATAAAGAATCGTAACACTTGCGGGTCAATCTTTTTAATAATGTCATGAACAAGAATAAAGTTCCCAAGTGATTTTGACATTTTTTCATTATCAATATTAATATACCCATTGTGCATCCAATAC
Proteins encoded:
- the rpoB gene encoding DNA-directed RNA polymerase subunit beta, with the translated sequence MTGQLVQYGRHRQRRSFARISEVLELPNLIEIQTSSYQWFLDEGLREMFQDISPIEDFTGNLSLEFIDYSLGEPKYAVDESKERDVTYSAPLRVKVRLLNKETGEVKEQDVFMGDFPLMTETGTFVINGAERVIVSQLVRSPSVYYSGKIDKNGKRGFTATVIPNRGAWLEYETDAKDVVYVRIDRTRKLPVTVLLRALGFGSDQEIIDLLGDNEYLRNTLDKDNTENTEKALLEIYERLRPGEPPTVENAKNLLESRFFDPKRYDLANVGRYKINKKLHIKNRLFNQRLADSLVDPETGEILVEKGTVLDRRTLDRVLPALEKNIGFETLRPSAGVIEDEITLQSIKIYAPVEGEGDRVINVLGNANIDESIKNITPGDIIASISYFFNLLYKVGDTDDIDHLGNRRLRSVGELLQNQFRIGLSRMERVVRERMSIQDTNAITPQALINIRPVIASIKEFFGSSQLSQFMDQTNPLAELTHKRRLSALGPGGLTRERAGFEVRDVHYSHYGRMCPIETPEGPNIGLINSLSSYAKVNRFGFIETPYRKVDPETGKVTSQIDYLTADEEDNYVVAQANARLSEDGSFVDTDIVARFRGENTVVHRERVDYMDVSPKQVVSAATACIPFLENDDSNRALMGANMQRQAVPLLNPEAPTVGTGMEYVSGKDSGAAVICKHPGIVEKVQAKEILVRRYTEVDGQKVKGDLDRYKLQKFIRSNQGTCYNQRPIVSAGDEVVKGEILADGPSMEKGELALGRNVLVAFMTWDGYNYEDAIIMSERLVKDDVYTSVHIEEYESEARDTKLGPEEITRDIPNVGEEALKNLDERGIIRVGAEVKDGDLLVGKVTPKGVTELTAEERLLHAIFGEKAREVRDTSLRVPHGGGGIVLDVKVFNREDGDELPPGVNQLVRAYIVQKRKISEGDKMAGRHGNKGVISRILPEEEMPFLPDGTPVDIMLNPLGVPSRMNIGQVLELHLGMAARKLGIHVASPVFDGANEEDVWNTLQEAGMSRDAKTVLYDGRSGEPFDNRVSVGVMYMIKLAHMVDDKLHARSTGPYSLVTQQPLGGKAQFGGQRFGEMEVWALEAYGAAYTLQEILTVKSDDVVGRVKTYEAIVKGENVPEPGVPESFKVLIKELQSLGMDVKILSSDDKEIEMRDLDDDDDQSTEKLNIDIEANEI
- a CDS encoding class I SAM-dependent methyltransferase codes for the protein MSEHYYSQNPSVESKPVRFQFTLRGSSFEFTTDQGVFSKNEIDFGSRLLIESFEMPSTEGKILDVGCGYGPIGLSIAKEFATRKVDMVDVNERAMTLAKKNAEINGIHNVNIYYSDALRNIDYEEYAVILTNPPIRAGKKTVHEIFETGYSKLKPNGEMWIVIQKKQGAPSAIEKLKSMFTSVDVIAKSKGYFIICAKKQ
- a CDS encoding 50S ribosomal protein L7/L12; amino-acid sequence: MTKEQIIEAVKNMTVLELNDLVKAIEEEFGVTAAAPVAMVGAGAAAVEEKTEFDVVLASAGDQKIKVIKVVREITGLGLKEAKDLVDNTPKALKEGVSKEEAEEMKAKLEEVGANVEVK
- a CDS encoding 50S ribosomal protein L10 → MSSAVESKKQIVTEIADKLRTSQSTIVVDYRGLTVSQVTELRKQLREAGIDFKVYKNTMTRRAATDAGLEGLNEYLTGPNAIAFGGEDVVAPAKILNEFAKKNEKLEIKAGVIEGNIATVEEVKALAELPSREGLLSMLLSVLQAPIRNLALAAKAVADQKEEQGA
- a CDS encoding 50S ribosomal protein L1 codes for the protein MAKRGKKYLEAAKLVDRNKAYAVAEAVELVKKTSVAKFDATVEAAFRLGVDPKKADQQIRGAVVLPNGTGKTQRVLVFAKGEKAKEAEAAGADYVGDADYINKINQGWFEFDVIVATPDMMGEVGKLGRVLGPKGLMPNPKTGTVTFDVTKAVNEIKAGKVEYRVDKAGIIHVPVGKVSFDDQKLVENFATVYETLMKVKPAAAKGTYVKNVALSSTMGPGVRVDSSTFAPVK
- the rplK gene encoding 50S ribosomal protein L11; the encoded protein is MAKKVIKIVKLQIPAGKANPAPPVGPALGQAGVNIMGFCKEFNARTADQAGLIIPVEITVFEDRSFTFITKTPPAAVLLKVVAGIQSGSGEPNKKKVATVKRDKVREIAEQKMPDLNAASVEAAMRMVEGTARSMGIVIED
- the nusG gene encoding transcription termination/antitermination protein NusG, which translates into the protein MEKQWYVIHTYSGYENKVKANLEKRVESMGMQDKIFRVIVPEEEETEIKNGKKKVTKKKVFPGYVLVEIIVTDDSWYVVRNTPGVTGFVGSAGSGSKPTPLQPEEIAFILKRMGMEQTRIDVDFELKESVRVTEGPFANFTGSIEEIDKVKQKAKVHVNMFGRETPVELDFSQIEKL
- the secE gene encoding preprotein translocase subunit SecE: MQRLTKFFRNVVREMKKVSWPKRRELTRYTITVVSTVTFVAVFFAIVDLGISELIRLILE
- the rpmG gene encoding 50S ribosomal protein L33, whose product is MRKKAVLACEVCFSRNYSTMKKDNQNERLEINKFCKVCNSHTVHKETK